AAGTAGAACATGGAGCAAAGTGTAAATGAAAACTAAGCTGAACCTACATGACTGAGGGCTGAGGGAACAGTCTGGGAGCTGGAAGAGCTGGTTCTCATGGGAGAGCTGCTCTCAGAGCACCTTGCTGTGGTTTATttgctgtgtgtctgactgggAGTGGATGTGCCTGGGGGGCATTCTGTGGCAGTAATGAGGCTCAACTGTATTTATGTAAGGAGAAATATGAATCATAGGGGAGTTCCTAAATAATACCTCCTCAAAGAATTCAACCGGCAAACATAATGGTtgtttggggcggcctgtagcatagtggttagggtaaatgactgggacacgcaaggtcggtggttctaatcttgatcaagggcccttaaccctgcattgctccaggggaggatcacGCCTTTCAATTGACGTGGGACGAGTGGTTGGTCGGACTCGGTATTTTTCGGGAccgcaatgcatgctgggaatgcAGGCCCCAGGGGTGGATCTAGCCTCTCCCGGTCTGGAGCTCTTCTTTGCTACTTCCTTAAAGGAAACTCTCAAGACTGTTTGCGCATGTGCGCCCCTTGTGGCATCATGTGATTTGACACTCATTTTGTTAACCCTGACAGCATATCCTATGTGGGTTACAGAACGAATATGTGAACCTCCTTAGTGCTTCATTTCATCCGACACTGTTTCCACTCGTCCATTCCAACCATAATCAACATTacgacatacaataaagtgccaatcagaaccagggacacgTACactgaagaccctagagggaagtactgtTCCAAGAGTGATAACATCAATAAAACTTTAACCCTTGTAGAAAAATTAAGATCAACTGACCAACAAGCAGCAATACCAAACTTTTGGCAACTAAGAGTAGACCACCAAGCATAGAACACTAAGAGTAGAACATTAAGTGTAGAACACTAAGCGTAGAACACTAAGCGTAGAACACTAAGCGTAGAACACTAAGAGTAGAACACTAAGCATAGAACACTAAGCATAGAACACTAAGCGTAGAACACtaagaatagtaaaataatgaaatacaggTGTGATCAttacatacagcatacacacagcatacatggataattattacagtgaggtagggagggaaaggtgcagcctggaCAGGTGAGTCTTCACTCtgcacttgaaggaggtcaaagactctgctgttctgaccttcacaggaaggtcattccaccactgtggggctGTTTGGTTGTATTAGCTCATatcaccaaaccaaaccaaaatcaCAGGTCATAATATTAACCAAGTGCAAAGAAAAGCCTTTTTCCCCTCAACCTGACTACTATGTGGCTCTGTAATTTACACAGTGATTTACACAGTGATTTACTCATGGGTATGTGTCTCTTCCAGAGATGAAGACTGGTTGGTCAATGTGCCCGTATTTGATTCTCCTGATCCTCCACCAGACCTCCAGATCAGGTACAGAATATGCTCACTGCAATATAACACAGTTTACATCATACATCAGTAACATTGCATGGAATTaactgcattacaactggaCCAGCTCCGCAAATATGAACTACAGTTACTACAAACTGTGAAATAAGGATTAGCAGTTGTTATGGAGTACTGTGTTCTAGAGGATTAAACCTGAGGTTTAAATTCCAGCTATAAGCATGCTCTAGATGACCCTTTAATTTCTGCTTGCTTTctttacacacataaatactTAGATTAACATATCCCCCAGCACCCCCCAGTGAACATGGCCGTGAGCCTTCTGGATTTGGAGAAGGCTTACAGTCAGTTACCTGAGGtatagtgctgtgaaaaagtatttgccccttcctgatttcctctattattgcatatttgtcacactgaatgatttcagatctttagacaaaacgcaggacctggagttgagtagtgcacgactgcagtgttggtctgtagctggagcaggactgctgtgtcggtctgtagctggagcaggactgcagtgttggtctgtagctggagcaggactgcagtgttggtctgtagctggagcaggactgcagtgttggtctgtagctggtgcaggactgcagtgtcggtctgtagctggtgcaggactgcagtgttggtctgtagccggagcaggactgcagtgttggtctgtagctggtgcaggactgcagtgttggtctgtagctggtgcaggactgcagtgtcggtctgtagctggagcaggactgcagtgttggtctgtagctggagcaggactgcagtgttggtcttTAGCTGgtgcagggctgcagtgtcggtctgtagctggagcaggactgcagtgtcgtTCTGTAGCTGGTCCAGCAGTAGTCTTAGTgtgtgctctttctctctgcagagaTGTTCCAGCTTCTGGGTCCAGCTGGTCCTGTGATTGCTGTAGTTGGTGAAGATGTTGTCCTTCCCACTCACCTCAAACCCAACATAAGTGCAGAGGATATGCACATAGAGTGGTTCAGACCCCAGAACAGAGACCCACTGGTGCATCTCTACCttctgggagagagcaggaatgAGCGCCAGAACCCATCGTACAGCGGAAGGACCGCACTCTTCCCTGAGGAACTGAGGAAGGGCAATACGTCTCTGAGGCTGAGCAGGGTCCAGGTCTCTGATGAGGGGCAGTATTGGTGTCACATTCAGTCCACATCTGACTCTCAGGAGATTTACCGGGTCATGGTTTCACTGGAAGTAAGAGGTCAGTGCCATTTTGGGGTTTTGAGGTTAAGAGATGCTCCCTTCACACTGTATGTTACAGAGATGGGGACTCACActcaagtcacacacacacagactccagacTCGACTCGGACTCGTCAAAAATGACTCCAGAAACAATTTCACAACcaatcattatttttcaatgatttataTTCTAAATAATCCTTGgttaaaacacagacacagactcagggaagcagtgaaatggcactgaaggggcagacagagcgtaatccaaacaggcaggcaacagtgaaaaaACCGGGTGGTCAGTCTAAACGGGGCAGAGGTACATTATGGGGTTTTGGGGTTAAGAGATGCTCCCTTCACACTGTATGCTATTAtaactgttttttaaaaagaatgttTTGCTTTATCAAAAATTATATTGAAGGACATTTTGGAAATGGATAAACATATGATGGCAAATGTAGATGAATGCAGAGACTATTAGATGATATAAGCTGTTACTAACATCacatttctgcagctgtaggAACTGAGCCAGTGATcttcacagatacagacagaaaAAATAAGGTTGGCCTGCTGTGTGAATCTAAAGGCTGGTATCCTCAGCCTGACCTCATCTGGCAGGACAGTGAGGGTCACAATCTCACCACTGAGAAACCTGAGATACTCAGGGACAGCCTGAACCTCATTACCATTAGATCACAAATCATCATCATGAAGAGGAAAGGCATCAGCAAATTCTCCTGTCGAGTTCTGCAGCAGAAGCTCCATGAGGAAAAGGTGACCGTGTTTTACCTCCATGGTGAGTAAGACTTTACAGAATCAAACagagcacacactccacacagatgaTCAATGCCTGGAACTGTGTGGATGTGCCACCGATTTCTCCAGTTCCTCTGCAAA
The sequence above is a segment of the Conger conger chromosome 4, fConCon1.1, whole genome shotgun sequence genome. Coding sequences within it:
- the LOC133125950 gene encoding butyrophilin subfamily 3 member A2-like, with protein sequence MAVSLLDLEKAYKMFQLLGPAGPVIAVVGEDVVLPTHLKPNISAEDMHIEWFRPQNRDPLVHLYLLGESRNERQNPSYSGRTALFPEELRKGNTSLRLSRVQVSDEGQYWCHIQSTSDSQEIYRVMVSLEVRAVGTEPVIFTDTDRKNKVGLLCESKGWYPQPDLIWQDSEGHNLTTEKPEILRDSL